Proteins from one Mucilaginibacter jinjuensis genomic window:
- a CDS encoding IS110 family transposase has protein sequence MSTQVEFPLLFDRCAGIDVHKESVVVTVKVNKSSDETRTFGTFTEDLIDLKDWLLMLKVGHIAMESTGVYWKPVFNILEEDFEIMLVNARHIKYVPGHKTDCKDSAWIGKLLMSGLLKGSFIPPQQIREMRELYRYKKKLISQRVAERNRLQKVLEDANLKLGNVVSDVFGKTGWAVICALIDGQTDAVSLSSLAKGSLRKKIPQLICALNGRITEHHRFMLQTSRLALENIQQQIDRIDRRLNEYLSHHTTEVELLETIPGISHETVKGIVAEIGFDMSVFPTANHLASWAGVCPGNNESAGKKMSSRVTQGNRSLKTALVEAAWSAVKMKKGWLRNKYYALSVRRGKKRALMAVAHKILLAVYHVLSTHSPFKEPVLRITS, from the coding sequence ATGTCAACCCAGGTAGAATTCCCTTTATTATTTGATCGTTGCGCAGGAATAGATGTGCACAAGGAAAGCGTCGTAGTAACAGTTAAAGTTAATAAATCTTCGGATGAAACGCGCACATTCGGTACATTCACGGAAGACCTTATCGACCTTAAAGACTGGTTGTTAATGCTTAAGGTGGGTCATATTGCGATGGAAAGCACCGGTGTTTACTGGAAGCCTGTGTTTAATATTCTGGAAGAAGATTTTGAGATCATGCTGGTTAATGCCCGCCATATCAAATATGTTCCGGGTCACAAAACCGATTGCAAGGACAGCGCATGGATCGGCAAATTGTTAATGAGCGGTTTGTTGAAAGGAAGTTTCATTCCGCCGCAGCAGATCAGGGAAATGCGTGAACTTTATCGATATAAGAAGAAACTGATCAGTCAACGGGTGGCCGAGCGAAACCGTTTGCAGAAGGTGTTGGAAGATGCCAATCTTAAACTGGGAAACGTAGTTAGTGATGTTTTCGGAAAGACCGGCTGGGCGGTTATCTGTGCACTGATTGATGGGCAGACAGATGCTGTTTCGCTATCATCACTTGCAAAAGGAAGTTTACGGAAGAAGATACCTCAACTTATCTGTGCCTTAAACGGCAGAATAACAGAGCACCATCGCTTTATGCTACAGACCAGCAGACTGGCACTGGAAAATATCCAACAACAGATTGATCGCATAGATCGCAGGCTGAACGAATACCTCAGCCATCATACCACCGAGGTGGAATTGTTGGAAACCATTCCGGGTATCAGTCACGAAACAGTTAAAGGTATTGTAGCAGAGATTGGTTTCGATATGAGCGTTTTTCCTACTGCTAATCACTTAGCCTCATGGGCTGGTGTATGCCCTGGTAATAATGAAAGCGCAGGCAAGAAGATGAGCAGCCGGGTCACGCAGGGTAACAGATCGCTCAAAACAGCGCTCGTTGAGGCAGCATGGTCTGCTGTAAAAATGAAAAAGGGATGGCTCCGAAATAAATATTACGCGCTGTCTGTCAGGCGGGGTAAGAAACGGGCTTTAATGGCCGTCGCGCACAAAATACTGTTAGCTGTGTATCATGTTCTTTCAACCCATTCACCCTTCAAAGAACCTGTACTTAGAATAACATCCTGA
- a CDS encoding RES family NAD+ phosphorylase, producing MLVYRIVKTKKRTTDLSGMGAFKEGGRWNNPGTYMLYAAENSSLAYLESLVHFEPENAPPNLYIITIDIKADDSLIYTLPPNAYPQNWQQIGNLSNKNLGDKLMDEQEFIAIKIKSAVNTLEYNYLLNPLFPRFHDLVKIIAVEELPVDARLVR from the coding sequence ATGCTGGTTTACCGTATTGTAAAAACTAAAAAGCGTACAACCGATCTGTCTGGCATGGGCGCTTTTAAAGAAGGTGGCCGGTGGAATAATCCCGGTACTTATATGCTATACGCTGCCGAAAACAGTTCGCTGGCGTACCTCGAAAGCCTGGTACATTTCGAGCCCGAAAACGCACCACCTAACCTGTACATTATTACTATTGATATTAAGGCTGATGATAGCCTGATTTATACACTTCCGCCCAACGCCTACCCGCAAAACTGGCAGCAGATTGGCAACCTTTCTAACAAAAATTTAGGTGATAAATTAATGGATGAACAGGAGTTTATTGCTATCAAAATAAAATCGGCTGTTAATACTTTAGAATATAATTATCTGCTGAACCCGCTATTTCCCCGTTTTCATGATCTGGTGAAGATTATAGCTGTTGAAGAGTTGCCTGTAGATGCGAGGTTGGTGAGGTGA
- the parS gene encoding antitoxin Xre/MbcA/ParS toxin-binding domain-containing protein, with translation MAVLHQKEYRTINLVGLLGGVDLITEKIGSAFDLITLSNKGIKKASLDALAGHMGVTKKNFAEDILNLSVKTLERKKSDDLLDRQTSSHVIEVAKVVEHAFDVFESEEKVQKWLSTPNRALNQMKPLDLFYMPTGLGMVDNVLGRIEEGVYS, from the coding sequence ATGGCTGTTTTGCATCAAAAAGAATATCGCACCATTAATCTGGTTGGTTTACTGGGCGGCGTGGATCTGATTACCGAAAAAATCGGGTCAGCTTTTGACCTTATTACGCTCAGTAATAAAGGGATTAAAAAAGCATCGTTAGATGCCTTGGCAGGGCACATGGGTGTTACCAAGAAAAACTTTGCCGAAGATATTCTGAACCTTTCTGTAAAAACACTCGAACGCAAAAAGAGTGATGACCTGCTCGACAGGCAAACCTCTTCGCACGTGATAGAAGTAGCCAAGGTGGTTGAGCATGCTTTTGATGTTTTTGAAAGCGAAGAAAAAGTGCAAAAATGGTTGAGCACCCCTAACCGTGCACTTAACCAAATGAAACCCCTCGATTTATTTTATATGCCTACCGGCCTCGGCATGGTTGATAATGTTTTAGGCCGCATAGAAGAAGGCGTTTACTCCTGA
- a CDS encoding helix-hairpin-helix domain-containing protein, translating to MKSSLKNYLSITKKEWNGLVVLVTLVVLVLLTPYAYRLFHKDKIINFNNFNADATQLPAEDSSNAANTKVLHPTLFAFNPNHLPAEQWLKLGLSQKQIDVLKHYEDKGGRFYKKSDVQKIYSITLDDYKRLEPYIQLPADGPASIIDINHADSASLVTLKGIGPAYAMRIIRYRDKLGGFYSKEQLKEVFGIDEEHYLLIKDAIKLNPSAIHKVNINKATFDDLRRYPYLSYKQANAIIQYRSEHGDYDNLDDMKDIAILDEATLNKVKPYWLFK from the coding sequence ATGAAATCTTCTCTCAAAAATTACCTCTCCATCACAAAAAAAGAGTGGAATGGCCTGGTTGTATTGGTTACGTTGGTTGTATTGGTTTTGCTAACGCCGTATGCATACCGGCTATTTCACAAAGATAAGATAATAAATTTTAACAACTTTAATGCAGATGCAACACAATTGCCTGCCGAAGATAGCAGTAATGCCGCAAATACGAAGGTTTTGCATCCCACACTATTTGCTTTTAACCCCAACCACCTGCCTGCCGAACAATGGCTTAAACTTGGCTTGAGCCAGAAACAGATTGATGTATTGAAACATTATGAAGATAAAGGCGGCCGTTTCTACAAAAAGAGCGATGTACAAAAGATCTACTCCATCACTCTGGATGATTATAAACGCCTCGAACCTTATATTCAACTACCTGCTGATGGCCCGGCAAGCATCATTGATATTAACCATGCTGATTCTGCCTCGTTGGTAACCCTTAAAGGTATTGGCCCCGCTTATGCGATGCGGATAATCCGCTACCGCGATAAACTGGGTGGCTTCTATAGTAAAGAGCAATTGAAAGAAGTGTTCGGTATAGATGAAGAACATTACCTGCTGATTAAAGACGCTATTAAATTGAATCCATCTGCCATTCATAAAGTCAATATCAACAAAGCCACATTTGATGATCTGCGCCGCTATCCATATCTCAGTTACAAACAAGCTAATGCTATTATTCAATACCGAAGTGAGCATGGTGATTATGATAATTTAGATGATATGAAGGATATAGCTATTTTGGATGAGGCTACGTTGAATAAGGTGAAGCCTTATTGGTTATTTAAATAG
- a CDS encoding lysophospholipid acyltransferase family protein, with the protein MKVITTEEFAKATKLDKLKMPGLAALLMEIMKINQVNDLFAQAQPKVGPDFVDAILEGCGVKIEFDERELKNIPADGGFIAIANHPYGGIEGMVLLKILCMARPDAKVMANFLLKKIPNLSDYFVAVNPFENIEHSSSISGIKSTLELLNNGTPIGIFPAGEVSTFKIEQQQVTDRLWHPVVGKIIQKSKVPVVPIYFHGNNGLLFNLLSMIHPALRTAKLPSELFNKQGQTIKLRIGKPINVQEVPDNKDPVKLLNFLRAKTYALGTGLEEEKKLFNPRNLFKIKKRPEEIETAISADILSKEVDQLREDYLVTKEKAYEVFVVPTSVIPNIIREIGRLREITFREVGEGSNKSIDLDEYDIYYNHLFIWDTEAKMVVGAYRIGLGDEIFYSMGKKGFYTATLFKIKTQFTPVLKRSLELGRSWIRKEYQQKPLPLFLLWKGILKFLIDNPRYRYLIGPVSISNSFSKFSKSLIVDYITRNHFDHEMAEYVKPRKQFKVDFSSIDADLLLTGEDSLKNLDNLISELEVRNMKVPVLLRQYISLNAKIICFNIDPKFADCLDGFLVLDLQKVPQEILLKLAKNL; encoded by the coding sequence ATGAAGGTAATTACCACAGAGGAATTTGCAAAAGCCACTAAGTTAGATAAGCTGAAAATGCCCGGACTGGCGGCCCTGCTGATGGAAATTATGAAAATAAACCAGGTGAACGATTTGTTTGCCCAGGCACAACCCAAAGTAGGCCCCGATTTTGTTGACGCCATTCTGGAAGGATGCGGCGTTAAAATAGAGTTTGACGAAAGAGAACTAAAAAATATACCCGCGGATGGTGGGTTTATAGCTATAGCCAACCACCCTTATGGTGGTATAGAAGGCATGGTTTTGCTTAAAATATTATGCATGGCCAGGCCGGATGCCAAAGTAATGGCCAACTTTTTATTAAAAAAAATCCCCAACCTGAGCGATTATTTTGTTGCTGTAAATCCTTTCGAAAATATAGAGCACTCATCGAGCATCAGTGGTATAAAATCAACACTGGAGTTGCTTAATAACGGTACACCTATCGGTATTTTCCCGGCCGGAGAGGTATCAACATTTAAGATAGAACAGCAGCAGGTTACAGATCGTCTCTGGCACCCGGTTGTGGGTAAAATCATCCAGAAATCGAAAGTGCCGGTTGTTCCTATTTATTTCCATGGCAATAATGGTTTATTGTTTAACCTGCTAAGCATGATCCACCCGGCGCTGCGTACCGCCAAGCTGCCATCAGAACTGTTTAATAAACAAGGCCAAACCATTAAGCTGCGTATTGGCAAGCCAATTAACGTACAGGAAGTACCCGATAATAAAGACCCTGTTAAACTGCTTAATTTTTTGCGCGCCAAAACCTATGCTTTGGGTACCGGCCTGGAAGAAGAGAAAAAACTTTTCAACCCGCGTAACCTGTTTAAAATCAAAAAAAGGCCAGAGGAAATAGAAACGGCAATTAGCGCCGATATATTAAGCAAGGAAGTTGATCAGTTACGAGAGGATTATCTTGTAACCAAAGAAAAGGCCTACGAAGTATTTGTAGTCCCTACCTCGGTTATCCCTAATATCATCCGCGAAATTGGCCGCCTGCGTGAGATCACCTTCCGGGAAGTTGGCGAAGGCAGCAACAAGAGTATCGACCTGGATGAGTACGATATTTACTACAATCACCTGTTTATTTGGGACACCGAAGCTAAAATGGTGGTGGGTGCATACCGCATTGGTTTGGGCGATGAGATTTTTTACAGCATGGGTAAAAAAGGCTTCTATACCGCTACCCTGTTTAAAATAAAAACCCAGTTTACCCCGGTGCTCAAACGCAGCCTCGAACTGGGCCGCTCATGGATCCGTAAGGAATACCAGCAAAAACCATTACCCCTGTTTTTATTATGGAAAGGGATCCTGAAATTTTTGATCGATAACCCGCGTTACCGTTACCTGATTGGACCGGTAAGTATCAGTAACAGTTTTTCGAAATTCTCTAAATCACTTATTGTTGATTACATCACCCGCAACCATTTCGACCATGAAATGGCCGAGTATGTAAAGCCGCGTAAACAGTTTAAGGTTGATTTCTCAAGCATCGATGCAGACTTGCTTTTAACCGGTGAAGACAGCCTCAAGAACCTTGACAACCTGATCTCTGAATTGGAAGTACGAAACATGAAAGTGCCTGTACTGCTCCGTCAGTACATCTCATTAAATGCCAAAATTATCTGCTTCAACATCGACCCTAAGTTTGCGGATTGCCTGGATGGTTTCCTGGTACTCGACCTGCAAAAGGTGCCGCAAGAGATATTATTGAAGCTGGCGAAGAATCTGTAG
- the guaA gene encoding glutamine-hydrolyzing GMP synthase, translating to MQEKILILDFGSQFTQLIARRVRELNIYCEIHPFNNFPEVDSSVKGIILSGSPYSVRQEDAPHFEFAKHHTKLPILGVCYGAQYVAHFNGGEVMASNTREYGRANLHYINQQNPLFKDIPGNSQVWMSHADTIKRIADNFEIIASTDNVEVAAYQIKGTQTYGIQFHPEVTHSIDGKQLLQNFLVDICGCAQDWTPDSFVETTIAALKEKLGDDKVVLGLSGGVDSSVAAVLLHHAIGKNLHCIFVDNGLLRKDEFESVLESYKHMGLNIKGVDAKQRFYDALSGLSDPEKKRKAIGRVFIEVFDDEAHQVQDVKWLGQGTIYPDVIESVSVKGPSATIKSHHNVGGLPDFMKLKVVEPLNTLFKDEVRKVGKALGIDDNILGRHPFPGPGLAIRILGEITPEKVDILQQADAIYINNLRSAGVYDKVWQAGAIYLPVQSVGVMGDERTYENVVCLRAVESLDGMTADWCHLPYDLLAKISNEIINNVKGINRVVYDISSKPPATIEWE from the coding sequence ATGCAAGAAAAAATCCTCATTCTTGACTTTGGTTCGCAGTTTACACAACTCATCGCGCGCCGGGTTAGGGAGCTCAATATCTATTGCGAGATCCATCCATTCAATAATTTTCCGGAAGTAGACAGTTCAGTAAAAGGTATTATCCTTTCGGGTAGCCCGTATTCTGTACGCCAGGAAGATGCACCGCATTTCGAATTTGCCAAACACCACACCAAACTGCCTATCCTGGGCGTTTGTTATGGCGCACAATACGTTGCCCATTTTAATGGCGGCGAAGTAATGGCTTCAAACACACGCGAATACGGCCGTGCTAATTTGCACTACATTAATCAGCAAAACCCACTGTTTAAAGATATACCGGGCAATTCACAGGTTTGGATGTCACACGCGGATACCATTAAACGTATTGCCGATAACTTCGAGATCATTGCCAGTACAGATAATGTAGAGGTTGCTGCTTACCAGATTAAAGGTACGCAGACTTACGGTATCCAATTTCACCCAGAGGTAACCCATAGTATTGACGGCAAGCAATTGCTGCAAAACTTTTTGGTTGATATTTGCGGTTGCGCACAAGACTGGACCCCGGATTCATTCGTTGAAACTACCATCGCTGCCCTGAAAGAAAAACTGGGTGATGATAAAGTAGTATTAGGATTATCAGGCGGGGTGGATTCATCGGTTGCTGCGGTATTGCTGCACCACGCTATCGGTAAAAACCTGCATTGTATTTTTGTTGATAATGGCCTGTTGCGTAAAGACGAATTTGAGTCGGTACTCGAATCGTACAAACACATGGGCTTAAATATAAAAGGTGTTGATGCCAAACAACGTTTCTATGATGCGTTGAGCGGCTTATCAGACCCTGAGAAAAAACGTAAAGCCATTGGCCGCGTATTTATCGAAGTGTTTGATGATGAAGCACACCAGGTACAGGATGTAAAATGGTTAGGCCAGGGTACAATTTATCCTGATGTGATCGAATCTGTATCGGTTAAAGGCCCATCTGCCACTATTAAATCTCACCATAACGTGGGCGGTTTGCCCGACTTTATGAAGCTTAAAGTGGTTGAGCCATTAAACACTTTGTTTAAAGACGAAGTACGTAAAGTGGGTAAAGCGTTAGGTATTGATGATAATATTTTAGGCCGCCACCCTTTCCCGGGTCCGGGTCTGGCTATCAGGATCTTGGGTGAAATTACACCGGAGAAGGTTGACATACTGCAACAAGCCGATGCAATTTACATCAACAATTTACGCTCGGCCGGTGTTTATGATAAAGTTTGGCAGGCAGGCGCAATTTATTTGCCTGTACAGTCGGTAGGGGTAATGGGCGATGAGCGTACTTACGAAAATGTAGTATGTTTACGTGCCGTTGAATCATTAGACGGTATGACAGCCGACTGGTGCCATTTGCCATACGACCTGCTGGCTAAAATTTCAAATGAAATCATTAACAACGTAAAAGGTATCAACCGGGTAGTATATGACATTAGTTCGAAACCACCGGCTACCATTGAGTGGGAATAA